One Lutzomyia longipalpis isolate SR_M1_2022 chromosome 4, ASM2433408v1 DNA segment encodes these proteins:
- the LOC129796268 gene encoding uncharacterized protein LOC129796268, which translates to MTATGAAVTPFPRRMGRKVIKRRLEKCIYKGCPYQRTVTVTFINPRGKLAAPQRNTIYENIHNSAWESSCPLKGYHRRHHRHSQFFSSIKKNDVLQASVVEDLRVTACIMRFTCR; encoded by the exons ATGACTGCAACGGGAGCAGCAGTCACCCCATTTCCCCG ACGGATGGGTCGAAAGGTGATAAAACGAAGGCTTGAAAAATG CATCTACAAGGGGTGTCCATATCAACGTACTGTGACTGTGACTTTTATAAATCCACGTGGGAAGCTAGCTGCCCCTCAGAGGAATACCATCTACGAAAACATCCACAACTCTGCGTGGGAGTCTAGCTGCCCCTTAAAGGGATACCATCGGAGGCACCATAGGCACTCGCAATTCTTCAgtagtattaaaaaaaatgacgttCTTCAAGCTTCCGTCGTCGAAGATCTTCGTGTTACAGCATGCATCATGAGATTCACATGCAGATAa